GAAGAGTACGAGACAAGGCTTTTGCATAAGGATAAGTCCCTTGAAGTCATCGCCATTCATAAGGTCGTCAGAATCATGTATCAGGATAAACCGGCGATTCAGGGAACGATCAAGGATATCACTGAGCGTAAGAAGGCGGAGGAGGAGCTGCGTCGCCATAAGGAGCATCTGGAGGAACTGGTGGCCGAGCGGACGAAGGAGCTGGAATTCAACAACGGAGAGCTGAGCAAGTATATCAGTCTGATTGAACGGATCTCCATCACCGATGAATTAACCGGGCTGTACAACCGCAGATACTTCAATAAACTGTTCCTGGATGAGGTGGATAAGGCTGCTGCCGGCAAACGGTATTTAACCTACCTGATGCTGGATATTGATTATTTCAAAAAATTCAATGATACCTACGGGCATTATGAAGGCGATACGGTACTGCGCAGAATAGGCGGGGTTCTAAAGGAACTGGCTGAACAGGCGGATGGAACCGCGTTCCGGCTGGGCGGGGAGGAATTCGGGATTGTGGCCGCCGGACTGACTCCGCCAGAGTCCCGCATGTTCGCTGAATTGATCAGACGAAGCATTGCGGAGCTGGGGATACAGCATGATCTAAGTCCGGAATACGGAAGAATTACCGTCTCTATTGGCGTAGCCGCCGTACTTGTGGATGGTCTTCGCGAGGAGGATATCTACAAGCTGGGTGACGATGCACTGTACCAGTCCAAGGCTGAAGGCCGCAACTGTGTTACATTGTTCGAGCGATAGGATTAGAGCGATAAGAGATGTACATAAATAAATATGATTAGGGAGCTGTTGAAGCAATGAATACCGAACACGAATCCGAACAGGAATCAGGACAAGAATCAGAATTGGACCAGCTGCGGAAGGCGCTTGAAGTATCTTTGCCCCTGGTGCAGCGGCTGTTCCCGCTGGATGTAATGTTTGCTTTGGCAGATCGGGACAAGTTCATATATTATCTGCAAGGGAAGGAATTGAAAGCCAAGATTGAACTAGGTTCTCCGGTACCGCCCAGCGGAGGAATCCGGGCTGCTCTGGAGAGCGGGGAGGAAGTCAGCACTACGATTCCAAGAGAGATCTACGGAATTCCTTTTAAATCGTCATCCATGCCTATCCGGGACCGGAACGGGGTGGTGACAGGGGTGTTCACGATCGGAATCAGCCTCAGCAATCAGGTAACGCTCAGCGATGCAGCGAATGCGCTGGCGGTGACCTCCGACGAGATCAGCTCGACATCGGTAGAGATTGCGGGCACGGCCTCGGATCTGGCGAATACCGCCCGGGATCTGAAGGAGCTGGGCCAGAAGGTGGTAGAGGATCTGCAGCAGACCGACGAGATTCTGGATTTCATCCGCAAGGTGGCGGAGAATTCCAACCTGCTGGGGCTCAATGCAGCGATTGAAGCGGCACATGCCGCTGAGCATGGACGGGGCTTCGGTATCGTGGCCCAAGAGATCCGCAAAATGTCAGTGTCCAGTGCTTCATCGGCGAAGGATATTGCCGGTATTCTACAGATGATCAAGCAGAAGATTAACCAGATGGATGCCGTGCTTACGGATTGTCTGGCACAAAGCGAACGTCAGGCCGCAGCCACAGAGGAGATTACCGCCTCGATGCAGCAGCTCGCAGCTTCCGCCGTGGAGATTGAGAGTATCGCTCGTCTGATCTAGTCCGCACCTGTCTCTAGTGTCAAAGAGTTCCTCCCCTGCATACAGTATCTGGACGAATGCCCAGTGTTACTTAAGGCAACAATCCAGTCTGAGGAGGAACTAATCATGCTAGATCCAGTATTGCAGGCACCGGACCTGAAGCTTGCCGCCGATTCTAACCAGGTGCTTAATTATAAGCGGGATGCGAACAATTATATTACACAGCTTTTTGGCGAACAGCTTCCCGCGATACGCAACGGGTTCTTCAATGCCCATATGAGCAGAGGCTTCATCGTCCAGCCGCACTGGCACACGAACGTGACGGAGATGATCTTCGTGATTAGCGGGGAGCTAATTGCCTCCGTGTTCGATCCGTTCACCCAGAAGCTGATGACCTATCATCTGAAGGCCGGACAAATTGCTGTCTTCCCGAAGGGCTGGTTCCACTGGATTCTGGCCGAGAGCGAACAAGCCCATTTCCTGGCGATCTTCGATGCGCCGACACCGGATATTGTGTATGGTTCAGACTTCCTGCGGGCCGTTCCCAAAGAGGTCATCCAGCGCGCCTATTGTATTAATGAAGAGGAGTACGCAATGGCCGTGGCTCCGCTGAAGGAATCGATTATTCTTGGACCCCCTCCGGGCTGTGCTGTTGCAGGCTCTGCCGGGGGAATGAATATGGGTCCGTCCGCCAAAAGCATGCCCGCCTACGTTGCCCAACAGCCTGCGGCGGCATTCTACCCTTATCCGATGTATCCTCGCCGTTAGGCGGCGGCTACGTTATATTAATGATCTAAAAAGAAAAAGCAGGCCAGGGAGAGATGAAGTGACCCCTGTCAAGTAGACAGTAATAAAAAAGCAATATTTAAGCAGCCTGAGTTCGGTATTCATGAGGACTCAGGTTGTTTAGCTTCGTTTGGAAACGTGCATGGTTGTAAAAATGGATGTATTGCTGCACAGCATGCTTCACCTGCTTAGCAGAGTGGAAGGAGTGGAGGTAGAAACACTCGGCTTTAAAATGACCAAAGAAGTTCTCCATACAGGCATTGTCCCAGCAGTTTCCCTTTCGGGACATACTGGCCTTTATACCGTATCGCTTCAGTAGGCTGCTGTATTGGCGGCTAGTATACTGAAATCCTTGGTCGCTGTGCAAAAGAACCCCTTCAGTATCACGCCGTTTTCTCGCCTTTTTGACCGTATCAAATACCAGTTTTAAATCATTCTTAGGGCTAATCTGGTACGCTACAATTTCATTGTTAAACAGATCTTTAATCGCAGACAAATACAGCCTTTGCCCGTTGAAGATTAGATAAGTGATATCCGTAACCCACTTTTGGTTCGGCTGGTCTGCTGTACACTCTCTATTCAGATGGTTGTCAGAGATGACGTAAGCCTCTTTCTTGCCGTAATAAGGCCTTTTCCTCCGAATGACTGCTTGAAGTCCTAGTTCGCCCATGAGTCGCTGTACACGCTTGTGATTCACGTGGATGGCGTAGGTACGCTTTAGCCAAACCTTCACCCTGCGGTATCCATAAATACCTTTTAGCTTCTCAAAGCATTCGACGATTTTAAGCTTCAAGGCTTCGTCTTCGCGTTGCTTCAGTGAAACGAACGTTTGTCGATTCAACCACTTGTAAAAGCCACTCCTAGATACCCCAGCCAGGTTGCACAGCAGGGTAAGGTTGTATTTCTTATGAAGCATTTCCTTAATCACTGTAAACTTTTTGCTGCTTGGGACAGCGTCCATTCCTCCTTTCACATCTGTAAGAGCTTTTTTAGCATTTCATTTTCCGCCTCAAGGCGCTTGATCTTGGTCTCTGGATCTTCGGGACGTGTTCGGGGTCTGCCCATTCCGGGTCCTTTCGCCTTCCCTCTTTTTTCTTCAAGACCCTTTAATCCCTCTACCTTAAAGTGCTTCACCCATCGGCGAACCAAGGAATCGTTAATCCCCATTTCAAGTGCTACACTTTTATATCCCAACCCCTTTTTGAGGTAGAGGTCTACTGTCTTTTTCTTAAACTTCTCATCGTACGTTTTCCTCATTTCACCCATAAAAAATCCCCTCCATAGTAGACAGAATAATCGGCTTGCTTTTTTCTGTCTACTATAGGGGGATCATATCAAGATTCCTTGGCCTGCTTTTCTAATGGAATACAGGGTCCGCGTGGTTTATTTCGCTTCTTCCAGCTTGTGGTTAAGATCCTTATATTGTCTCAGCAGTGCAGACAGTGCCTGCTTAATTGCTGCTGCATCTGTGGCTTGTGCAGCCTCTGCCAGAGCAGCCTGCTCTTTGAATAAGCCGTCGATATACGCCACATGTATGGTTACCGCATTGGCAAGCTTGCCGGATTCCAAATGGTCAGACGCCGCTAGCTTGAGGTCTGCAACTGCTGAGGCAGATAGGACTGCCTCAACGTGGCCCACGGTTGCCCCGTATTCCGGCACAATGGCAAGCGGAACCGTTTCGGCGTCTGTCAACGTTCCAGGCGTGGCTAATTGCACCTCCATAATCCCGGTTTTTTCTGTCCATGGAGTGGCGGACAATGCCGTGGTCAGATCCACGCTAAGCGCCTTCGTGCTTGTCAAATCATGGTAGCGGCTGAGCGTATCCCGCCAAGTCTGGGATGTTTCCGGTGCATAGCTGTTCACCAGCTCCAGAACCTGCGGTTCAAGCAAGGGGGGCAGCTTACTGCCATTTGTGGATGCAGTGGCCGTGCTTATGGTGGCAGTGGGTCCCTGTACTGTGGGCGAAGCGATTCCCGTATCCGCGAAGACCGGGGTGGCGATACTGGACAGCAGCAGGGTGGATAGAGCCATTCTTTTCACGATTAGTCGATTCATGTACGAACACTCCTTCAGGTGGTTTGTCTTACAGCTCTCACTATAGCGGGCTTCTGTGGCACGAGAGGGTCAGCAATGTGGAAAAACAATGGCAGCGCCCTATACCGCTCACCCGCTTGCTATAATGGTGAAGAGACAAATCACGGAGGTTACCTGGATGATCAATCAAACGGTCATTGCCGTTGTGGACGATGACGAGAATATACGCAATCTGGTGGAAGCTTATTTACATAAGGAGAATTACCGGACGATTGGCCTTGGAAGTGCCGAGGAGGCGTGGGATTTATGGAGGAATGATCCTCCCGGCATGTGGGTGCTTGATATTATGCTTCCGGGAATGGACGGCTATGAGCTGTGCAGGCGTATTCGCGATGAAGCGGAGGTGCCGATTATTATGATCTCTGCCAAGGATAATGAAGTGGATAAAATCCTGGGTCTGGAGCTTGGCAGCGACGATTATCTGGTCAAGCCCTTCAGTCCCCGTGAGCTGGTAGCCCGGATCAACCGCCAGTTGAAACGTTGGGAACGTCTTCAGCAGTCCCAGTCTGCGGCTGTTGTGCCTGCTGTGCATACAGGGATAGAGCTGGGCAGTCTGCTGCTGCATCCTGAGGAGAGAAGATCCTTCTGGTGGGGAAAGGAAGTGGAGCTGACCAGCAAGGAGTTCCTGATGCTGATGGTCTTTGCGGGAAGTCCGAACCGGGCCTTTACGCGCGAAGAGCTGCTGGGCCATGTCTGGGGAGAGGATTATTTCGGCAGCGACCGCGCTGTCGACCATCTGATCAAGCGCATCCGCAAAAAAATGGACGGCTTGCCGCTGGAATCGGTCTGGGGTCACGGCTACCGTATGAGAGAGGTGCAGGAATGAAGAGGATAGCGGAAAGGCTAAACCTGCGGATGAAAAAGCTGAAGCTGGTGCATCAGATCAACGTTGCTTTTGGGCTGTCTCTGCTGCTGGTCCTGTCTATCTCGGGAGTGATGATCCATTATGTACTGATGGACCATTTCATTGGCAAGGAGCAAGAGGGATTAAGGACGCTGGGCGCTTCCCTTACCGCGAGTCTGCAGCGGGCTCCATTCGCAGAAGGAGGGGCATTCACATTGGGAAAAAGCGAGCCGCTTACGGCTCCATATCCTACGCTTTCCAGCGGAGTACAGGCCATCGTGAGCGACCAGCAGGGGAATGTGGTCTCGGGATATCTCCCGGCTCTGCCCGTGCAGTCCGGGGTAACGGTGGATGTCACAGCTATGGAGCAGGGGAGCCTGCAGAGCTTATGGGATGGCAATGATCCGCGTTATCTGGTGCAGGTCAATACACTTCCTCAAGGTAAGCTCACCCTGCTGACGCCTGTCAGCAGAATCAAGGCCATCGAGCAGTCGCTCTTGAAACGGCTGATTCTTGTCTTTGCTGCGGGAGCGGCAGTAATGCTCCTGTTCAGCCTGTTCATTACGCGGAAGCTGATTGATCCGCTGATCAGCCTGCGTCAGGAACTGGGGAAAGTGAAAAACCGCCGGTTTGCCGAGGTGAATCTGGTCCGGGCAGGCGGTGAAATCGGTTCTGTCGCCAGGGCAGTATACGAGATGGCCGGTGAGCTGCACAGGTTCAACCGGGTGCAGAAGCAATTTTTCCAGAATGCCTCGCATGAGCTAAAGTCTCCGCTGATGTCGATATCGGGTTATGCGGAGGGCATTAGGGATGGGGTATTTGAAGGAGAGGGCGTCCGTAAAGGACTGGATATCATTCTGAGTGAAAGCGGGCGCTTACGTGATCTGGTCAGTGAAATGACTCTTCTGGCGAAGCTGGACAGTGAAGAGGATATTTATCAGGCGGAGGATACGGATCTGGAGGAGCTGCTGAGCGAGGCGGTGGAGCGGGTCAATCCGTTGCTGGCGGCAAGGAAGCTGTCACTGCATCCGGCAGTCTCCGGGGACCATGGGGGGATGGTAAGAGCGGACCGGGATAAGCTGCTGCAAGCTCTGCTGAACGTATTATCCAATGCGGCCCGTTATGCCGAGAAGCGAATTGATGTAGAGGTGCTTACAAGCAAGGGAAGGATCATATTAACGGTTGCTGACGATGGTCCGGGCATTGCAGAAGAGCTGCTGCCCAGCCTGTTTCACAGGTTCGTCAAAGGGAAAAATGGCGAATCCGGGCTGGGACTCGCCATCGCACGTGCTATTGTGGAACGCTGCGGCGGAGAGCTTAGTGCCCGGAACCGCCCGGAGGGCGGCGCAGTTTTCACCTTTGAGTTCCCGCCATCTGCGGGCAGCGTTTAGTACTCGTTGAACATTGCGGCAATTTCATCGTAGCCGGTGGTTTGCGTCAGCGCGAGGGAGAGCAGGATTCTGGCTTTTTGCGGGACCAGACTGTTGCAGGGAATAGAATTGGCTGACAGATCAATGTAGGAATCCTTAAGTGTAATTCCGCTGGAAATCCGCGAGCAGCGGACTACCGGGATGTTATTGTTCTTCAGCTCCCCCACCTTGTCAATCCAAGGCTTGCTGTAGATCCCCCCGCCTGCTCCGGCAATGACAATCCCCTTGGAGACCGTAGCCAGATAATCCAGAATCCCGGGATTGGCATCCACATGGAAATAAGCTACGGACACTTCCGGCAGCTCCTGGATCACAGATACATCGAACTGGGTTGCGGTGGTATGCCGCTTCAGGGTGCGCGTATAGAAGAAGGCATGGCTGTCCCGCATATATCCCAGGCAGCCGAAATCTCGCTCATCGAAGGCGTTGGCCTTGAAGGTGTTCACCTTCTGCACATCCCGCCCGCTATAGATGCCCTCAGCGAAGACAACCATCACGCCCTGGCCGGAAGCCTCGGGATTCGCTGCTAGTGCAACGGACTGATACAGATTGAGGGGACCATCGGCGCTGATTGCGGTGGCAGGGCGCATAGATCCGGTAATAATGACCGGCTTGTCGGTCTTGATCACCAGGTTCAGGAAGTAGGACGTCTCATCCAGGGTGTCAGTGCCGTGGGTGATGACGAACCCGTGCACATCCTCCCGGAGAGCAAGCGTGTTAATGTAGGTTGCCAGTGTAAGCCAGTGTTCGCTGGTAATATCGGCGCTGCACAGATTGCTGACCTGTACCCCGGCGCAGTTCGCCAGCCGTTCCAGGTGCGGCACACTATCCAGCAGATCCTGCACGGGCAGGGCACCCGGCTCGTAATTCAAGGTTTTATGGGCTTCGCCGCTGCCGGCAATGGTACCGCCGGTGGCGAGGATGACTACATTTTTGAGACCGGGATTATAGTAAGGGGAAGCCGTGAAATTCAATTCGGGAATGGTATTCATCATAGGTCGTTTCCTTTCAGGTTGAGCCAGGATTCAAGTCATTCGCATGACATTGAGTGTATTATAACATTCATTCCTTCATGCATGACATAGTAAGGTATAATAAGTAGAAAAATATAGATGGGAAGATCTGTATGTTCAGGGTAGAGGAAGTAGCGCAAGGAGTGTGGGCTGCGATTGTTATCCCGGGCCGGGGCGCGGTAGGCAATGCGTCGATCATCGATCTTGGGGATTGTACGGTCGTAGTGGATACCTTCAATTTGCCGGCAGCAGCCAGGCTTCTGCGGGAAACGGCCGAGAAGCTGACAGGGAAGCCGGTCAAATACATAATTAATACTCACTATCACGGGGATCATCATTACGGTAATCAGGAGTTTCCTGGTAGTGTCATTCTATCGACAAAGCTAACCCGTGAGGTGCTGACAACCCATGCGGCACCTGCTCTGGAGGAATGGCAGGAAGGACTGCAGAAGCAGATCACAGGACTGAAGGAGATACGCAATGCTGCTACGGATTTCCGTCAACAGCAAGCGCTCGCTTATGAAATATCGGACAAACAGGCGTTGCTGGAGGCCACGCCTACAATCCGCAGGGTGACAGCAGCGGTGACCTTCAAGGATAGTCTGGATATTCACGGTTCAGCGCGTTCGCTGCATCTGTTCACATATGGCGGCGGGCATACCCTCAGCGATGCTATGGTGTACGTTGCTGATGTTCAGGTGCTGATCGCAGGAGATCTGGTTCTGAACAGATTCCACCCGGCTATGCTTCATGGATTTCCGGAAGCGTGGACAACTATTGTAGAGCGTATTGGCAGGGAGATTGATTTCACATGGCTGATTCCCGGTCATGGGGAGGTTGCCGGACGGGAGAGCATCCCTGAAATGCTGCGCTATCTCACAGAGATTCAGGAGTATGCAGCAACAGCAGCCCGAAGCGGTGAAAGTGCAGAGCACTGGATAGCCAAGGGAATCCCGGAGCCTTTTGATACATGGGAGGGCTCTCATATCTTCGAGTGGAATTTCCGCTGGTTGTTCAATACTTATACTGATCCTAAGAAAAGAGGGAGATAAGCATGCTGAAGCTAGATAGCCGGGATTACGCCCTTGCCCGGCCGCTGCTAAAGGAAGTGAAGATCAACACCCTGTTCGCTGAAGGAGTGCTGAGTGGGCAGACGACAGGCAGTGTGTATGTGGATTCTGTACATACCCCCCGTACCTTCTATGTGGCTCATGAATACGGGATGTCGCTGGTCTATGGAGATTCCGGCAATGAGGAGTTTAACCGCAGCTTATCTGACTATATTACGAACAAGACGGGGCACCGGCATTCAGCAGAATGGCTGCAGGCTGATCCGGCAGGGTGCTGGGACCCGCTGATTGAAGCAATGCTTATTGGGCATAATGCACGGCTTGATGCGGAGGATAAACGCAGAATGTATATACAGACCCGGGTGAATTTTACGTTCGATCCGGAGGTCTACTATCGTGCGAAGGCGCAATGTTTCCGGCAGGATGCGGAGATTGTCCAGATGGACGGTGAAGGGTTCAGCGAGCAGACGGGTGCGGTGATTCCCCGGTATTTCTGGCGTGACGCGGAGCACTTCCTGGCTTCTGGCAAAGGATACACTTTACTGTGGGAGGGAGAGCAGGCCTCCAGCGCCTTCTCGGCTTACCGGACAACCGATCAGCTGGAGATTGGAATCGAATCGGCACCGGGTCACCGGGGGAAGCATTTTGCCTTCTCAGTGTGCTGTAAGTTAATCGATTACTGTCTGGAGCAGGGCCTGGAGCCGGTGTGGGGCTGCCGCCAAGAGAATGTGGGCTCGTACAGACTGGCGCAGAAGCTGGGCTTCAAGCCAGTATTGAACATCCCCTACTACCGTTTGTCCGAGCTTCCCGCCTAACAAAGAGCAGCAAATCTCCGCATAGATGGGGGATTGCTGCTATTTTTGTAAAGAAGGGGCAGTATTAGTTTGAACCGTTGCGGATAAGTACTGAATCGGATTGGGCGAGTATGCTTTAGGCCGGTATGTTGGGGCATAGCGATAAGCCCGTTGGCTGCAAAATACAGGAATGAAAAAATAGGTGGATTTTGTACACTTGCTGATGAACGGAAATGGCTTGCCACGACAATCATTGGAAAAACAGCACTTAATTAAACGCAAATTATATAAAATAGAAAAAACAATGAAATTAGATGCTGTTTTTCCACTTGTTTGCCTGCAAATGCTGAAAATCGCAAAACTAAGATACGTTTTTCTAGGCCTGTTGATTACCCAAAAAAAGGTAGCAAAAAGGCCGCCATTTCGATAAAGTGTTTGTACCCCTACAAACCTTCCGAAACGAGGCGGCCTCATGAAAAAGTCTACTTCAATTTCAAACATTCTGCAATTGGTGATTCCCGAGGAAAAACTACGTCCGATTCTGGAAGAATTAAACTATATTGATGTTGCGCGTAAATTTACCGTGTATGATTTGTTTTTGTTTCTAGCTGAAGCAGCGTTTCAGCAGTGGGATGGATACCGAGACGGTGCCCAGCGAATGTCCCTTCAGGGACAACGTGCGGTGAATTATTCGACGCTTTCCAAAAAGGCTAAAGAGGTTCCTTTCTCCTTATTTAAGCGTCTATTGAAACTCATGATAGGGCTCTGTAATCGGAAGGCCAAGCGGTCACTCGGTATTCCGAAAGAACTGTTAATCGTGGATTCAACCACCATTTCGGTCGGTCAAGGCCGCTTGCCTTGGGCACAAATTAAAGGCAGAAAAGCAGGCGTTAAGCTGCATGTCGGATTACTTGGGGACTCGAATGAATTGCACAAAGTGACGGAGACCCCGGCTGTACAGCATGATTTAAACAGTTGCGCCTTCCTGCTCGACAGCCAATATATTTTGGTGGCAGACCGCGCTTACGGGAAGCACAAGCTGTTTGACAGCTATCAAGAGAAGAAAGAGCGGCAATATTTTGTCATTCGGCTTAAGGATAACACCACGCTCGTGAATCCGGTCCCGCGCCTGCGAAATCGCCCATTTGAGGGAAGTATCGAGCAGGATTTGACGTGCCAATTAGGAAAGGTTAAGGCGCTCAGCAAGAATCAGTTTCGGGTGGTGATTCTTAAAGATCCTAAAGGGAATCCCGTCATTCTTGCGACAAATCTGCACTGGCACTCCCCCGAAGCCATAGCAGACATCTATAAGAAACGTTGGCAGATTGAAGTATTTTTTCGTTGGATTAAGCAGCATTTAAACATTCCCAAGTTATTTGGAACCACAGAAAATGCAGTATATGGGCAGCTATACGTGGCTTTATTGGTGTATGTGTTGCTAAAGTTTCTGTTTGAACAGGGAAATAGTACTGTGCATGTTAGCGCTAGATTAACGTTCGCCGAGTTTGATCGATTATTTACGCTGCAAAAGCTACCTGTGGAGTGGAAGATTTATTTAGCTCATGCCGTCGATTTTATTAACAGAAAATAGCTAATCAACAGGCTTAACGTTTTTCTACTTGTTTTATGAATGGAAGGGCGCGCCTGCCTCAGCGATCCACGGCCCCCGTTCCCTCGCCCGGAGATCCCCGCTTAATACCCGTCAAATCCGCCGTGCATCCACAAAGCAATGCAGGTGCAGCGGAGACAGCACCTTCAGCCCTTCGCCGAGCCCGAAGCCCCTGCCTTCGGCCAGCTGGCGGCCTTGCTCGCCGAAATAGATCCGGTACATGGCGAGCTGCTCTTCATTGAACTGGCTGCGGTGCAGGGCCATGGCCTTGAACTTGCGCTCGAAGTGGTCTGTGATGTCGATGACCGTATTAGGCTCAGCGGTGAAGTAGAAGCCGATGGCCTTCGGTTGCCATGGCCGGGTAAGGGTGCCTCTCGGATACAGGGGCAGCCCGGAGGACAAGACAGCCTGGGCAGCGGCCCTGCCGGTAACGATGTGGTCATAATGCGCCTCATAGCTCAGCCACGGATCTGGACACAGAACCAGGTCCGGCTGGACCGTCCGGATGATCTCGGCAATCTCTCCCGCGAGGGCTGGGATATGCTCCAGTGTTCCGTCGCCATGGTCCAATTGGTGGAACACCGTAGCTCCCAGCAATCTTCCGGCTGCTTCCAGTTCGCTTGCGCGGATGGCGGCGATCCCGGCGGAAGACAACTGCTCGTCCACCGCGCCAAGATCTCCGTTCGTGACGGTAAGATAATGAATCTCGCAGCCCCGCTCCGCGAATGAGGCAATGGTGCCCCCGATGCCTACCTCATTGTCGTCCGGGTGCGGCTGTATACATAATACCGTCCGGCACCCGCTAAGATCTGGAGGAGACATCAACGCTGCTAGTGTGGATATATCCATAATCCAAATACCTCCTATTATTCTGTGGTAAGGGTAAAGTTAGTCCCTCTCAAGGTTGGATGAAGAGAAATTACTCAACCGGGCCTGCTCCTTACGGACCGGAGAGCCGTTATTTACAAGAAACAGACTTATTTGGTTGCCTTGCGGACTATGGCGCCCTTATTTGCTCCATAATCAATGTTATGGCGCGGAAAATCCGGCAATAAGTGCCGTGGAGTCCGTAACTTGCTCCAATCGTGCCTTTTGGCAGAAATAAGCGCAGCTGAGCCCGTTACACCTAGACGCACCCCTGACCATGAACGATTCAATCAGGGAAGAGTATCTCCCCGCCATCATCTCTCCTCCATCAGCTCATCCCCCCACCAGCCCCACTAAAGGGACCGGCTATGATTCAGATCGCTCAGGATCTGCACCCGCTGCTTCTCCGTTATATTGTAGAACAGAATCGGCAGAATAGCGGCCAGGAAGCAGAGTGCAGGCAGCAGGAACATCACGAAGCTAAGGCCGTGCCGGAGCTGCGGAGTCGCCGGCTGATTCTCCACGTAGCTGAGCAGGCCGAGACTGGCTCCGATAATCATCCGCGACACCGCCCCGCTGAACTTGGTAATGAAGGTGTTCGTCGAGAATACAATGCCCTCTCCCCGGAAGCCCAGCTTCCATTCCGAATAATCTATCGTATCGAGCAGCATCGAGGTACTGACAATCGTCGTCATGCCGGAGAAGAAGAAGCTGACCCCGAAGAACACCAGCGTGTTTATCACGTTATGGTCACCCAGCAGATAAGGCAGAATGCAGGCTACACTCCCCAAAATGCAGGAGATAATGAATACCTTCTTCTTGGCGAAGCGGCGCAGCAGCGGCGGCGTTGCGATCATTCCCAGCAGCATACCGGCCACCAGACTGATCCCGACCTGTGTGGCATACCCCGCATCTCCCCAGACATAGACCACATAATAGAGCTGAATGCTCTGCCGGATGCCGTTTACCAGGTTGATAATCAAGAGAGAGGCGAGCAGGGTGAGCAGCGGCTTGTTCTTGTACACCGTTTGCAGGTTCTGGCGGAAGGATATCTTCTCAGCGGAAGGAACGACCCGTTCCTTGGTGAGCATCCCGGTCAGAACCATCGACAGCGCCGCAATGACCCCGATAATGATTGCCGAGTACAGATAAGCCTGCGTATTCCGTTCACCGCCGAAGGCGAGCAGAAGCTGGATACCGCCGATGGTGATAACGACTGCGCCGAGCGTTCCGCCGATTTTGCCCAGTGTGACGAATAAGGTGCGTTCTCCCGGATCGGTGGAGACTACGCTCGACAAGGCCCAGAGCGGTGTGTCACAAACCGTGTACAGCATTCCCCATAGCAGGTAAGAGACGGTAGCGATTACAAGAGTCACGGTCCGGGAACCGCCGAAGTCCCAGAAGCAGAGGATGGTCGCCAGCGCGATCAGAAAAGGGGCGAACAGCAGATAAGGCCGGAATTTCCCCCATCTGGAGCGTGTTTTATCGGTAATCATGCCCATGAGCGGATCAAGACAAGCATCGATAATGCTTGCTGCTA
The sequence above is a segment of the Paenibacillus sp. FSL R7-0204 genome. Coding sequences within it:
- a CDS encoding sensor histidine kinase; this encodes MKRIAERLNLRMKKLKLVHQINVAFGLSLLLVLSISGVMIHYVLMDHFIGKEQEGLRTLGASLTASLQRAPFAEGGAFTLGKSEPLTAPYPTLSSGVQAIVSDQQGNVVSGYLPALPVQSGVTVDVTAMEQGSLQSLWDGNDPRYLVQVNTLPQGKLTLLTPVSRIKAIEQSLLKRLILVFAAGAAVMLLFSLFITRKLIDPLISLRQELGKVKNRRFAEVNLVRAGGEIGSVARAVYEMAGELHRFNRVQKQFFQNASHELKSPLMSISGYAEGIRDGVFEGEGVRKGLDIILSESGRLRDLVSEMTLLAKLDSEEDIYQAEDTDLEELLSEAVERVNPLLAARKLSLHPAVSGDHGGMVRADRDKLLQALLNVLSNAARYAEKRIDVEVLTSKGRIILTVADDGPGIAEELLPSLFHRFVKGKNGESGLGLAIARAIVERCGGELSARNRPEGGAVFTFEFPPSAGSV
- a CDS encoding methyl-accepting chemotaxis protein; translated protein: MNTEHESEQESGQESELDQLRKALEVSLPLVQRLFPLDVMFALADRDKFIYYLQGKELKAKIELGSPVPPSGGIRAALESGEEVSTTIPREIYGIPFKSSSMPIRDRNGVVTGVFTIGISLSNQVTLSDAANALAVTSDEISSTSVEIAGTASDLANTARDLKELGQKVVEDLQQTDEILDFIRKVAENSNLLGLNAAIEAAHAAEHGRGFGIVAQEIRKMSVSSASSAKDIAGILQMIKQKINQMDAVLTDCLAQSERQAAATEEITASMQQLAASAVEIESIARLI
- a CDS encoding transposase; protein product: MGEMRKTYDEKFKKKTVDLYLKKGLGYKSVALEMGINDSLVRRWVKHFKVEGLKGLEEKRGKAKGPGMGRPRTRPEDPETKIKRLEAENEMLKKLLQM
- a CDS encoding IS3 family transposase, whose translation is MDAVPSSKKFTVIKEMLHKKYNLTLLCNLAGVSRSGFYKWLNRQTFVSLKQREDEALKLKIVECFEKLKGIYGYRRVKVWLKRTYAIHVNHKRVQRLMGELGLQAVIRRKRPYYGKKEAYVISDNHLNRECTADQPNQKWVTDITYLIFNGQRLYLSAIKDLFNNEIVAYQISPKNDLKLVFDTVKKARKRRDTEGVLLHSDQGFQYTSRQYSSLLKRYGIKASMSRKGNCWDNACMENFFGHFKAECFYLHSFHSAKQVKHAVQQYIHFYNHARFQTKLNNLSPHEYRTQAA
- a CDS encoding response regulator transcription factor — translated: MINQTVIAVVDDDENIRNLVEAYLHKENYRTIGLGSAEEAWDLWRNDPPGMWVLDIMLPGMDGYELCRRIRDEAEVPIIMISAKDNEVDKILGLELGSDDYLVKPFSPRELVARINRQLKRWERLQQSQSAAVVPAVHTGIELGSLLLHPEERRSFWWGKEVELTSKEFLMLMVFAGSPNRAFTREELLGHVWGEDYFGSDRAVDHLIKRIRKKMDGLPLESVWGHGYRMREVQE
- a CDS encoding asparaginase, which produces MMNTIPELNFTASPYYNPGLKNVVILATGGTIAGSGEAHKTLNYEPGALPVQDLLDSVPHLERLANCAGVQVSNLCSADITSEHWLTLATYINTLALREDVHGFVITHGTDTLDETSYFLNLVIKTDKPVIITGSMRPATAISADGPLNLYQSVALAANPEASGQGVMVVFAEGIYSGRDVQKVNTFKANAFDERDFGCLGYMRDSHAFFYTRTLKRHTTATQFDVSVIQELPEVSVAYFHVDANPGILDYLATVSKGIVIAGAGGGIYSKPWIDKVGELKNNNIPVVRCSRISSGITLKDSYIDLSANSIPCNSLVPQKARILLSLALTQTTGYDEIAAMFNEY
- a CDS encoding cupin domain-containing protein, which produces MLDPVLQAPDLKLAADSNQVLNYKRDANNYITQLFGEQLPAIRNGFFNAHMSRGFIVQPHWHTNVTEMIFVISGELIASVFDPFTQKLMTYHLKAGQIAVFPKGWFHWILAESEQAHFLAIFDAPTPDIVYGSDFLRAVPKEVIQRAYCINEEEYAMAVAPLKESIILGPPPGCAVAGSAGGMNMGPSAKSMPAYVAQQPAAAFYPYPMYPRR